From the Bacillus tuaregi genome, one window contains:
- a CDS encoding nitric-oxide reductase large subunit yields MSLPSSAHSMNNRPKKAANSFLKSVLVGTLLLVFTVLLVGGYWIFKDQAPRPLVTTTDGEVLMTKESIMGGQAVFQKYGLMDYGSVLGNGSYMGPDYTAEALKIYTEGMQDFYAADVEGVIFDELTIKEQEQIREKVKAEMRENRYLEETDTLILTEAQVYGLEQVREFYQKVFTEGDGWGLQENLIKEEHMPKEGRSWVHEGDQITQIADFFFWTAWLSSTNRLNDTISYTNNWPYYEDAGNVMSYSAILWSGGSITILSLILALILFLFFRYQLEMKEAFSPGNFPRIHLEKIPVTSSQVKAGKYFVVVSILFFIQVMFGALLAHYYTEPDSFFGIKWIVELLPFSFSKGAHLQLAIFWIATAWLGLGIYVAPLVGGYEPKHQGKLVNILFWALVVLVFGSLAGEWLGVNGYLGNAWFMFGHQGWEYLELGRFWQYLLAAGMMIWLFIVFRGIRSALKRETDRGGLVHLLFYASIGVPLFYVFAFLIQPDTSYTMADYWRWWIVHLWVEGIFEVFAVVVIGFLLVRMKLVTKKSTIRQLYFQITILLGSGVLGIGHHYYYNGSSEVWIAIGSVFSALEIIPLTLLILEAYSQYKMLRDGGIDFPYKSTFWFLISTALWNLVGAGVLGFLINLPVVNYFEHGQQLTPAHAHGAMMGVYGMFAIALLLYSLRNIVKPKAWSDKFLKFICWMLNIGLAGMVFITLLPIGFIQLKLAYDQGYWASRDPETYFGIEAVQNLLLVRSVPDTIFLIGVIGLVIFCIKALFNLRKPTHGENELLPVQDLAADEEE; encoded by the coding sequence ATGAGTTTACCCTCATCTGCTCATAGCATGAATAATAGACCAAAGAAAGCAGCCAATAGTTTTTTAAAATCAGTATTGGTTGGTACTTTATTACTGGTATTTACGGTTTTATTAGTTGGAGGATATTGGATATTTAAAGACCAAGCACCAAGACCTCTTGTCACAACCACTGATGGTGAAGTATTGATGACAAAAGAGAGCATAATGGGAGGACAAGCCGTATTTCAAAAGTACGGACTAATGGACTATGGAAGTGTACTGGGAAATGGATCGTACATGGGTCCAGACTATACAGCGGAAGCGTTGAAAATCTATACCGAGGGAATGCAGGATTTTTATGCAGCTGACGTGGAAGGGGTCATTTTTGACGAACTGACGATAAAAGAACAAGAACAGATTCGGGAAAAAGTGAAGGCGGAGATGAGGGAAAATCGTTATCTTGAAGAGACGGATACCCTTATTTTAACGGAAGCACAGGTCTATGGTCTTGAACAGGTTCGGGAATTTTATCAAAAAGTATTTACTGAAGGTGATGGCTGGGGATTACAGGAAAACCTAATTAAAGAAGAACATATGCCGAAAGAGGGACGCTCCTGGGTACATGAAGGAGATCAAATCACGCAAATTGCTGACTTCTTCTTTTGGACAGCGTGGCTCTCAAGTACCAACCGCCTGAACGATACGATTTCGTATACGAATAACTGGCCTTATTACGAGGATGCCGGAAATGTCATGAGCTATTCAGCTATTTTATGGAGCGGTGGAAGTATTACGATTTTATCTCTTATTCTAGCCCTTATTCTTTTCCTATTCTTTAGGTATCAGTTAGAAATGAAAGAAGCTTTTTCACCAGGCAATTTTCCAAGAATTCATCTGGAGAAAATTCCAGTTACCTCTTCACAGGTTAAAGCAGGTAAGTATTTTGTTGTTGTGTCTATTCTTTTCTTCATTCAGGTTATGTTTGGTGCTTTATTGGCTCACTATTACACAGAGCCTGATTCTTTCTTCGGCATCAAGTGGATTGTCGAGCTATTACCGTTTAGTTTTTCAAAAGGGGCACATCTACAATTAGCTATTTTCTGGATTGCTACCGCCTGGTTAGGATTAGGAATTTATGTAGCCCCACTTGTTGGCGGGTATGAGCCGAAGCATCAGGGTAAGTTAGTTAATATTCTATTTTGGGCCCTTGTCGTATTAGTCTTTGGCAGCTTAGCTGGTGAATGGTTAGGGGTTAATGGCTATCTTGGCAATGCTTGGTTCATGTTTGGTCATCAAGGATGGGAATATTTGGAGTTAGGCCGATTCTGGCAATATCTATTAGCCGCCGGAATGATGATTTGGTTGTTTATCGTCTTTAGGGGGATTAGGAGTGCCTTAAAGCGGGAAACGGATCGAGGTGGTCTTGTCCATCTCTTATTCTATGCATCCATTGGTGTACCGTTATTCTATGTTTTTGCTTTCCTAATTCAGCCGGATACAAGCTACACAATGGCCGATTACTGGCGTTGGTGGATTGTTCATTTATGGGTAGAAGGTATATTTGAAGTCTTTGCCGTTGTCGTGATTGGTTTCCTATTAGTTCGCATGAAACTGGTAACGAAAAAATCAACGATTCGACAACTATACTTCCAAATTACGATTTTACTAGGAAGCGGAGTTCTTGGAATTGGTCATCACTATTATTATAACGGCTCATCAGAAGTCTGGATTGCCATTGGCTCGGTCTTCTCTGCTCTAGAAATTATCCCGTTAACTTTATTGATTTTAGAAGCGTATTCACAATATAAAATGCTTCGAGATGGAGGGATTGATTTCCCTTATAAATCGACCTTCTGGTTCTTAATATCAACCGCACTTTGGAATTTAGTCGGTGCTGGTGTACTAGGATTCTTAATCAATCTGCCAGTTGTGAACTATTTTGAACATGGTCAGCAATTAACACCGGCACATGCCCACGGGGCGATGATGGGGGTATATGGAATGTTTGCGATTGCGCTGCTTCTTTACTCCTTAAGAAATATCGTTAAGCCAAAGGCGTGGAGCGACAAATTCCTCAAATTCATCTGCTGGATGTTGAATATTGGATTAGCAGGAATGGTCTTTATTACTTTATTACCGATTGGGTTCATACAACTGAAGCTGGCTTACGATCAAGGCTATTGGGCATCCCGTGACCCAGAAACGTATTTTGGCATAGAAGCCGTTCAGAATTTGCTTTTAGTCAGATCAGTCCCGGATACCATTTTCTTAATTGGTGTCATTGGGCTTGTCATCTTCTGTATTAAAGCACTGTTTAATCTAAGGAAGCCTACACACGGGGAGAATGAACTTCTACCGGTGCAGGACTTAGCAGCAGATGAAGAAGAATGA
- a CDS encoding DinB family protein yields the protein MIKRLIKNFRETRLKLIALISDLMDEQLNVTLSSEWWWIAQILYHLYSTEKEIAQFVLQSLKTISKKVEERDVSFIEACNVIAKAAEVPPEAFFSKKEITQLLEASRFQYTQAIFNETHKRSLTEKSVEHPGFGEISLKNMLDVIWLHEEQHLQQLKEIKQQLVKCPN from the coding sequence GTGATAAAAAGGCTAATAAAAAATTTTAGAGAAACACGCTTGAAACTGATAGCACTGATTAGTGATTTAATGGATGAGCAGCTGAATGTTACATTAAGTTCGGAATGGTGGTGGATTGCTCAAATACTCTATCATTTGTATTCAACGGAGAAGGAAATAGCCCAATTTGTCTTACAGTCTCTGAAAACAATTAGTAAAAAGGTAGAGGAGAGGGACGTATCTTTCATTGAAGCTTGTAATGTAATAGCTAAAGCTGCCGAAGTGCCGCCTGAGGCATTCTTCAGTAAAAAGGAAATCACTCAGTTATTAGAAGCATCGAGGTTTCAATATACACAAGCTATTTTTAATGAAACACATAAAAGATCTTTAACAGAAAAGTCAGTTGAGCATCCAGGCTTTGGAGAGATTAGTTTAAAGAATATGCTAGATGTGATTTGGTTACACGAAGAACAGCATCTTCAGCAACTGAAAGAAATAAAGCAGCAATTAGTTAAGTGCCCTAATTAG
- a CDS encoding cupin domain-containing protein yields the protein MEKQSIPSYQLFNEGHFSKNIIFKSNHSQVFLLNLLPGQEMPSHYHIGAELYLHVLQGSGTFSIDGHELIVSQNEVIHCDGTQRLGFANTGNENVSIFVTLSKMNR from the coding sequence ATGGAGAAACAATCGATTCCTTCTTATCAACTATTTAATGAAGGTCATTTTTCAAAAAATATAATATTTAAAAGTAACCATAGCCAGGTATTTCTGTTAAATTTACTGCCGGGTCAAGAGATGCCTTCTCATTATCACATCGGTGCTGAATTATACTTACATGTCCTTCAAGGCAGCGGAACATTTAGTATCGATGGACATGAGCTTATCGTAAGTCAAAATGAGGTGATACATTGTGATGGAACCCAGAGATTAGGCTTTGCTAATACAGGAAATGAAAATGTATCTATCTTTGTAACGCTTAGTAAAATGAATCGCTAA